One stretch of Lacimicrobium alkaliphilum DNA includes these proteins:
- the chrA gene encoding chromate efflux transporter produces the protein MASEKIPRLGFFTLLGIFLRLGLTSFGGPVAHLGYFRHEFVEKRKWLSEQAYAELVAVCQFMPGPASSQVGIGLGLQWGGIRGALASWLGFTLPSAVIMLLFALYSGEITQYFGSDWLHGLKVVAVAVVAQALWGMGRSLCPDLPRISIGVLSAVVLLMLPGVGAQIALIVAGGLAGWWLLSSSEHHPQHDAMTVPLSKRTGGLLLLVFVVLLTLLPLLATSTGNPLLELFDRFYRAGALVFGGGHVVLPLLQAEVVPMGLVSNDTFLAGYGAAQAVPGPLFTFAAFLGGAAQGPVSGGVGASVALIAIFLPAFLLVMGALPFWSSLRRFPAVQQALKGINAAVVGILLAAFYQPVWQSGILTALDFSLVLLAFAMLMFWKIPPYLVVLFCAVAAGMGWH, from the coding sequence ATGGCTTCAGAGAAAATTCCCAGACTTGGTTTTTTTACCCTATTAGGCATATTTTTACGCCTGGGGTTAACCAGCTTTGGTGGCCCGGTGGCACACCTGGGGTATTTCCGGCACGAATTTGTCGAAAAGCGTAAATGGCTGAGTGAACAGGCTTATGCTGAGCTGGTGGCGGTGTGTCAGTTTATGCCAGGACCGGCCAGCAGTCAGGTGGGGATTGGTCTGGGTTTGCAATGGGGCGGCATCCGCGGTGCTCTGGCATCCTGGCTGGGCTTTACCTTGCCATCTGCTGTTATCATGCTGCTATTTGCGCTGTATTCCGGCGAAATAACGCAATATTTTGGCAGTGACTGGCTGCATGGCCTGAAAGTGGTGGCCGTGGCCGTCGTCGCGCAGGCCCTTTGGGGAATGGGGCGAAGTTTATGCCCTGATCTGCCCCGTATCAGTATTGGCGTGCTATCCGCAGTGGTGTTGTTGATGTTGCCGGGTGTGGGAGCTCAGATAGCGTTAATCGTTGCCGGTGGTCTGGCGGGGTGGTGGCTGCTGAGCAGTTCTGAGCATCATCCACAGCATGATGCAATGACAGTACCGCTGAGCAAACGAACCGGTGGTTTACTGTTGTTGGTTTTCGTCGTGCTGTTGACTTTATTGCCGCTGCTGGCAACCAGCACCGGCAATCCGTTACTGGAACTGTTTGATCGTTTTTATCGTGCCGGGGCGCTGGTGTTTGGTGGGGGGCATGTGGTGCTGCCCCTGTTACAGGCCGAAGTCGTGCCAATGGGATTGGTCAGCAATGACACCTTCCTGGCCGGATATGGTGCAGCGCAGGCTGTGCCCGGGCCGCTGTTTACCTTTGCCGCGTTTCTAGGGGGGGCTGCGCAGGGGCCGGTTTCCGGGGGTGTCGGCGCTTCGGTGGCGCTGATAGCGATATTTTTGCCGGCCTTTTTGCTGGTAATGGGGGCGCTACCTTTCTGGTCATCACTACGGCGTTTTCCTGCCGTGCAGCAGGCGCTGAAGGGGATTAATGCCGCTGTAGTGGGGATTCTGCTGGCGGCTTTCTATCAGCCAGTCTGGCAAAGCGGAATCCTTACTGCCCTGGATTTTTCTCTGGTATTGCTGGCTTTTGCCATGTTGATGTTCTGGAAGATTCCGCCTTACCTGGTGGTGCTGTTTTGTGCCGTGGCAGCGGGCATGGGCTGGCACTGA
- a CDS encoding PhoX family protein gives MPEQKPKQNRAPAFAHILAARLSRRHALKGLGLGGSAIMLAGCGVPAPAAKQAAESVAEQGTLSFTELAHGLDKHLAVAQGYQAQVLVRWGDPLFSGAPEFDPSQQSAERQMQQFGYNNDFVGFVSLPLGSDNSDHGLLVVNHEYTRPSMMYPGSPERNQLDKDMALNDMMAHGLSVVEIEKRPDGQWQLILDSEYNRRITPQTEMQMTGPAAGNSRLITADSADGVRTLGTYGNCAGGVTPWGTILTGEENVDFFFGGDFKDSGEQENYQRFGMTEKHRGSWSRHFNRWDMSQTPAEPLHVGWIVEIDPFDPQSVPKKRTVLGRYKHEGANVFINTDGHVVAYSGDDEQFEYLYKFVSKNIYQPDNRMANLQLLDEGTLYCARFSDDGTMQWLPLIFGQGPLSEENGFSSQGDVLLDCRRAADLLGATPMDRPEDVEVNPVNGKVYVMLTNNSRRSEEQRDGPNPRAKNRAGQILELSPVDGDHSKEHFTWEMLLIAGPKDEQGTRYHPDISENGWLANPDNCTFDKLGNLWIATDGAEQYQMADGVWACEVEGERRALTKRFLRTPVGAELCGPFFTPDSENFFCAVQHPGDKSSFEQPSTRWPDFDPDMPPRPSVVVITKTGGGRVGS, from the coding sequence ATGCCTGAACAAAAACCGAAACAAAACCGTGCGCCAGCTTTTGCCCATATCCTCGCCGCCCGTCTGTCCCGCCGCCACGCGCTCAAGGGACTGGGACTGGGTGGCAGTGCGATAATGCTGGCCGGTTGTGGTGTGCCTGCCCCGGCTGCCAAACAAGCTGCTGAGTCAGTGGCTGAGCAGGGCACGTTGAGTTTTACCGAGCTGGCACATGGTCTGGACAAGCATCTGGCGGTGGCACAAGGGTATCAGGCTCAGGTACTGGTGCGTTGGGGGGATCCGCTGTTCAGTGGTGCACCAGAGTTTGATCCTTCGCAACAAAGTGCTGAACGGCAGATGCAGCAATTTGGTTATAACAATGACTTTGTTGGTTTTGTGTCTCTGCCGCTGGGTTCAGATAACTCTGACCATGGTTTGCTGGTGGTCAATCATGAGTATACGCGACCCAGCATGATGTATCCCGGTTCACCTGAGCGGAATCAGTTGGATAAGGATATGGCGCTAAATGACATGATGGCCCATGGCCTCAGTGTGGTGGAAATTGAAAAGCGTCCTGACGGCCAGTGGCAGCTTATTCTGGACTCAGAATACAACCGCCGTATTACCCCTCAAACGGAAATGCAGATGACCGGCCCGGCGGCCGGCAACTCCCGGCTTATTACCGCCGACAGCGCCGATGGGGTCCGTACACTGGGAACCTATGGTAACTGTGCCGGTGGTGTCACGCCCTGGGGCACTATCCTGACCGGTGAAGAAAATGTGGATTTCTTCTTTGGCGGTGATTTTAAAGACTCAGGTGAGCAGGAAAACTACCAACGCTTTGGTATGACTGAAAAACATCGTGGCAGCTGGTCAAGGCACTTTAATCGCTGGGACATGAGTCAGACCCCGGCCGAACCTTTGCATGTGGGCTGGATAGTGGAAATCGACCCCTTTGATCCACAATCTGTGCCGAAAAAGCGGACCGTACTGGGGCGCTATAAACATGAAGGGGCTAACGTGTTTATCAATACCGATGGCCATGTAGTGGCTTACAGCGGCGATGATGAGCAGTTTGAATACCTGTATAAGTTTGTCAGCAAGAATATCTATCAGCCCGACAATCGCATGGCTAATCTGCAGTTGCTGGATGAGGGAACATTATACTGTGCCCGCTTCAGTGATGATGGCACTATGCAATGGCTGCCACTGATATTTGGACAAGGCCCTCTGAGCGAAGAAAATGGTTTCAGCAGTCAGGGCGATGTACTACTGGATTGTCGCAGGGCCGCCGATTTACTGGGCGCTACGCCGATGGACAGGCCCGAAGATGTGGAAGTGAATCCGGTCAACGGTAAGGTCTATGTAATGCTGACTAACAACAGCCGTCGCAGCGAAGAGCAGCGTGATGGTCCTAACCCGAGAGCGAAAAATCGCGCGGGTCAGATCCTTGAACTCAGTCCGGTTGATGGCGATCACAGCAAAGAACATTTCACCTGGGAGATGTTGCTGATCGCAGGCCCTAAGGATGAGCAGGGCACCCGGTATCATCCGGATATCAGCGAAAATGGCTGGCTGGCGAATCCGGACAACTGTACTTTTGATAAACTGGGTAACCTTTGGATTGCCACCGACGGTGCCGAGCAATATCAAATGGCTGACGGGGTCTGGGCCTGCGAGGTGGAAGGGGAGCGACGGGCGCTGACCAAGCGGTTTTTACGTACGCCGGTTGGTGCAGAACTGTGCGGGCCGTTTTTCACCCCCGACTCTGAAAACTTTTTTTGTGCGGTTCAGCATCCCGGTGACAAGAGCAGCTTTGAGCAGCCCTCCACCCGCTGGCCGGATTTTGACCCCGACATGCCGCCAAGGCCTTCTGTGGTGGTGATCACCAAAACCGGTGGCGGACGGGTAGGAAGCTAA
- a CDS encoding CobW family GTP-binding protein, with amino-acid sequence MQIIKRAVATNIITGFLGVGKSTAIRHLLNNKPEGEIWAVLVNEFGEVGIDGNMLRQNGDNKQLYIKEVPGGCMCCTSGLPMQIALNLLLAQSKPDRLLIEPTGLGHPLEVLQNLSAEHYRGILDLRQTLTLVDARKAKDKRYREHPIFRQQIQVADRLIANKSDLYQPDDPDSLKALALELGYQGEITSVTQGQLDPNWLQGKAGFGQSLINAERDRTEEGAEALEALSAPDAGFIRRQARADGFYSCGWVFAPSACFNFTALMSLLLGLDMQRVKAIMRTEKGWFVFNQVDGVLSTSELTEGMDSRLECISDSETEFDSLEQALQQVQIR; translated from the coding sequence ATGCAGATTATTAAGCGGGCCGTTGCCACCAATATCATCACCGGCTTTCTTGGCGTGGGTAAGTCTACCGCCATAAGACATTTGTTGAACAACAAACCGGAGGGTGAAATCTGGGCGGTGCTGGTGAATGAATTTGGTGAGGTTGGCATTGACGGCAATATGCTCAGACAAAATGGTGATAACAAGCAGTTGTATATCAAAGAAGTGCCGGGGGGATGCATGTGTTGCACCTCCGGCCTGCCGATGCAAATAGCGCTGAATTTATTGCTGGCGCAAAGCAAGCCCGATCGACTGTTAATTGAACCCACAGGCCTGGGTCACCCCCTTGAGGTCCTGCAAAACTTAAGTGCAGAGCATTATCGCGGCATTCTTGATCTGCGTCAGACTCTGACACTGGTTGATGCCCGTAAAGCCAAAGATAAGCGCTACCGTGAACATCCGATTTTTCGTCAGCAAATTCAGGTAGCAGACAGATTGATTGCCAATAAGTCGGATCTTTATCAGCCTGATGATCCTGATTCACTAAAAGCATTGGCATTGGAACTGGGGTATCAGGGGGAGATTACTTCTGTCACTCAGGGACAGTTGGATCCTAACTGGTTGCAGGGTAAGGCCGGATTCGGGCAGTCGCTGATAAATGCAGAAAGGGACCGGACAGAAGAGGGTGCTGAAGCGCTGGAGGCCCTCAGTGCACCAGATGCGGGTTTTATTCGTCGCCAGGCCCGTGCCGATGGATTTTATAGCTGTGGCTGGGTATTCGCGCCCTCTGCGTGCTTTAATTTTACCGCATTGATGTCGTTGCTTTTAGGGCTGGATATGCAGCGTGTTAAGGCCATTATGCGCACGGAAAAGGGCTGGTTTGTGTTTAATCAGGTTGACGGTGTTCTCAGTACCAGTGAGCTGACGGAAGGCATGGACAGCCGCCTGGAGTGCATCAGCGACAGTGAAACTGAATTTGACTCACTGGAACAGGCCTTGCAACAGGTGCAAATACGCTGA
- the cspE gene encoding cold-shock protein encodes MSKTTGTVKWFNEDKGFGFITPADSSKDVFVHFRAISGDGFKTLVEGQSVSFEVEQGQKGPQAVNVVPQ; translated from the coding sequence ATGTCAAAAACAACTGGTACCGTTAAGTGGTTTAACGAAGATAAAGGTTTTGGTTTCATTACACCTGCAGACAGCAGCAAGGACGTGTTTGTACACTTCCGCGCAATCTCTGGTGACGGATTCAAAACACTGGTAGAAGGCCAATCTGTTTCTTTTGAAGTAGAACAAGGTCAAAAAGGTCCTCAGGCCGTTAACGTAGTTCCCCAGTAA
- a CDS encoding ABC transporter ATP-binding protein, whose product MEPVIQLDKVKFAWQDKAVLNIEHWQVEKGQKVFLYGPSGSGKSTLLNLLCGILTPQQGSISVLTQELTRLKAGARDRFRARHIGVIFQQFNLLPYMTVRQNIMLAAWFGRAESAESGHLQQITGQLQLSNELLERKAGELSVGQQQRVAVARALLNHPEIIIADEPTSALDSELRDQFVDLLLQCCEKNQATVVFVSHDKTLAGHFDQQQNLSELNNISEEILC is encoded by the coding sequence ATGGAGCCGGTAATTCAGCTTGATAAGGTAAAATTTGCCTGGCAGGACAAGGCGGTACTGAATATTGAACACTGGCAGGTGGAAAAAGGCCAGAAGGTGTTTTTGTACGGGCCATCAGGCAGTGGCAAGTCTACTTTGCTGAATCTGCTTTGTGGTATTCTGACGCCTCAGCAGGGCAGTATCAGCGTTCTCACACAAGAACTGACCCGTCTCAAAGCCGGTGCCCGTGATCGCTTCCGGGCCCGGCATATCGGGGTGATTTTCCAACAGTTTAATTTACTGCCTTATATGACAGTACGGCAGAATATTATGCTGGCAGCCTGGTTTGGCCGGGCTGAGTCTGCCGAATCCGGGCATCTGCAGCAGATCACTGGCCAGTTACAACTAAGCAATGAGCTGCTGGAACGCAAAGCCGGTGAGCTTAGTGTCGGGCAGCAGCAGCGGGTGGCCGTGGCCAGAGCGCTGCTGAATCATCCTGAGATTATTATCGCCGATGAACCTACCTCGGCGTTGGATTCAGAGTTACGGGATCAGTTTGTGGATTTGCTGCTTCAATGCTGCGAAAAAAATCAGGCCACCGTGGTGTTTGTCAGCCACGACAAGACTCTGGCTGGGCACTTCGATCAACAACAAAATTTGTCTGAACTGAACAATATCAGTGAGGAGATCTTATGTTGA
- a CDS encoding ABC transporter permease produces MLIRLARASLWSRKLTVLLTVVSIAVSTFIILGVDHLKNEMRSSFSRTVSGVDLIVGARTGPTNLLLYSVFRIGNPTNNISWQSYQKLSQSQEVAWAVPLSLGDSHKGYRVLGTTAAYFEHFKYGQSQPLKLKDGQVFEGALEAVVGAEVAAKLGYKVGSELVISHGTGEVSFTHHDAHPFKVTGILAPTGTPVDQTVHVSLSSIEAIHETPQRTALSRPQKSFQSQQEHKHDLSSADTYHQHPKEESGSHQHSDNQSEHRVDDNLIPDSVSAMLVGLKSRIGVLTFQRKVNQYQDEALLGIIPGVALSELWQMMGMAERALALIALLVLVASMLGMTTMLLASMREREREIAVLRAIGAHASFVVLIIEMEAILIALAGAVLGYVLLATALAGLGSWITAEYGLFISALPLSASTLGYLALIVALAAVLALFPAWLSYRGALARGLSVRM; encoded by the coding sequence ATGTTGATTCGCCTTGCCAGAGCCAGTTTATGGAGCCGCAAGCTGACGGTGTTGCTGACAGTGGTCTCTATTGCCGTCAGTACCTTTATTATTCTGGGAGTGGATCATCTGAAAAATGAGATGCGATCCAGTTTCAGCCGCACGGTTTCGGGGGTGGATCTGATTGTAGGTGCCAGAACCGGCCCCACCAATCTGTTATTGTACTCGGTGTTTCGTATTGGCAATCCAACCAACAATATCTCCTGGCAGAGTTATCAGAAACTCAGCCAGTCGCAGGAAGTAGCCTGGGCGGTGCCGTTATCTCTGGGAGATTCCCATAAAGGTTACAGGGTACTGGGTACCACTGCGGCTTACTTTGAGCATTTTAAGTATGGCCAGTCACAGCCACTGAAGCTAAAGGATGGTCAGGTATTTGAAGGGGCGCTAGAGGCGGTTGTGGGTGCCGAGGTGGCAGCAAAACTGGGGTATAAGGTTGGTAGTGAACTGGTGATTTCCCATGGTACCGGAGAGGTCAGCTTTACCCATCATGATGCCCATCCGTTTAAGGTGACAGGTATACTGGCACCGACCGGTACGCCTGTAGATCAGACGGTGCATGTGTCGTTAAGTTCGATTGAAGCGATACATGAAACACCTCAGCGAACGGCTTTATCCCGTCCACAAAAATCCTTCCAAAGCCAGCAGGAACATAAGCACGATCTTTCATCTGCTGACACCTATCATCAGCACCCGAAAGAGGAAAGTGGAAGCCATCAGCATAGTGACAACCAAAGCGAGCACAGGGTTGATGATAATCTAATTCCTGATTCGGTCAGCGCCATGTTGGTGGGGCTTAAGTCCCGTATCGGCGTGCTGACTTTTCAGAGAAAGGTTAATCAGTATCAGGATGAAGCCTTGCTGGGTATTATTCCCGGCGTGGCGCTGTCAGAGCTTTGGCAGATGATGGGCATGGCTGAACGGGCACTGGCGCTGATTGCCTTACTGGTGTTGGTGGCCAGTATGCTGGGTATGACGACCATGTTACTGGCATCTATGCGTGAGCGGGAGAGAGAAATTGCGGTATTGCGGGCTATCGGTGCTCATGCCAGTTTTGTGGTGCTGATTATAGAGATGGAAGCCATATTGATTGCACTGGCAGGGGCGGTGCTGGGCTACGTGCTGTTAGCCACAGCGCTGGCGGGGCTGGGAAGTTGGATCACCGCTGAGTACGGGCTGTTTATCAGTGCTTTACCTTTGTCAGCATCCACTTTAGGTTATCTGGCGCTGATTGTTGCGCTGGCCGCTGTGCTGGCTTTATTTCCCGCCTGGCTTTCTTATCGCGGTGCCCTTGCCAGAGGGTTAAGCGTCAGGATGTAG
- a CDS encoding DUF3820 family protein — protein sequence MDKQALIEAVNQTMPFGKYAGRRLLELPEPYLVWFAGQGFPEGKLGQQLALIHEIKVNGLEAMLRPLLR from the coding sequence ATGGATAAACAGGCACTGATCGAGGCAGTTAACCAGACTATGCCCTTTGGCAAATATGCCGGTCGCCGACTGCTGGAACTGCCCGAACCCTATCTGGTCTGGTTTGCCGGACAGGGCTTCCCCGAAGGAAAACTCGGTCAGCAACTGGCGCTGATCCATGAAATTAAGGTCAATGGCCTGGAGGCTATGCTCCGGCCTTTATTACGATAA
- a CDS encoding ABCB family ABC transporter ATP-binding protein/permease — MRRNKFPVDPDQPVPWSVIWQLLPYLREFKGRIVLAMLCLVGAKLASVGMPFILKHVVDNLNLEKGVQTLLAVPLMLILAYGLLRLFNVLFGELRDTLFGRVTERAMRRLGLQVFEHLHRLDLDFHLNRQTGGLSRDIERGTTGIGFLMRFMVFNIVPTLLEIAMVVGLLFYHYGVSFAVIILASVICYVGFSVRATHWRTQYVREVNQADSSTNSRAIDSLLNYETVKYFNNETYEARRYDQDLAGWEQARRKNRLSLFVLNGGQALVIASAMTAMMLMAANGVVEERMTIGDFVLINAFTMQIFMPLNFLGFVYREIRGALANIENLFKLLDKQPAIADAPDAQDLKVEGGGIRFQQVSFRYQSDRPILRQVDFTVSPGQKVAIVGESGAGKSTLIKLLFRFYDTIEGKILIDGQDIAAVTQQSLRQAIGIVPQDTVLFNDSIFENIRYARPDASEQEVLDAIRMAHLDNFIRTLPKGHQTQVGERGLKLSGGEKQRVAIARVILKRPPILLFDEATSSLDSQSEQAILKAFTEVSSGHTSLVIAHRLSTVVDADKILVMSEGAIVEQGNHQQLLQTEGYYARLWHAQQHQRRDKESG, encoded by the coding sequence ATGCGTCGCAATAAATTTCCTGTCGATCCTGATCAGCCCGTTCCCTGGTCGGTTATCTGGCAGCTGCTACCTTACTTGCGCGAATTTAAGGGCCGCATTGTTCTTGCCATGTTGTGCCTTGTGGGTGCCAAGCTGGCCAGCGTTGGTATGCCTTTTATCCTTAAACATGTGGTCGACAATCTCAATCTCGAAAAAGGCGTACAGACACTGCTTGCCGTTCCCCTGATGTTGATCCTGGCCTATGGTCTGTTACGACTGTTCAATGTACTTTTTGGTGAGCTGCGCGACACCTTGTTTGGCCGGGTTACCGAACGGGCCATGCGTCGTCTCGGATTACAGGTCTTCGAACACCTGCACCGTCTGGATCTCGACTTTCACCTGAACCGTCAGACCGGCGGACTATCAAGGGATATTGAGCGGGGCACCACCGGCATCGGCTTTCTGATGCGCTTTATGGTGTTTAATATCGTTCCCACCCTGCTCGAAATCGCCATGGTAGTCGGCTTGTTGTTCTATCACTATGGAGTCAGCTTTGCGGTCATTATTCTCGCCTCGGTGATCTGTTATGTGGGATTTTCTGTCAGAGCTACCCACTGGCGCACCCAGTACGTGCGCGAAGTGAATCAGGCCGACTCATCAACCAACTCCAGAGCCATCGACAGCCTGCTGAACTATGAAACGGTAAAATACTTTAACAACGAAACCTATGAAGCCCGTCGTTATGACCAGGACCTGGCTGGCTGGGAGCAGGCCCGACGTAAAAACCGCTTATCGCTGTTTGTACTCAATGGCGGCCAGGCTCTGGTGATAGCCAGTGCCATGACCGCGATGATGCTGATGGCCGCCAATGGCGTGGTAGAGGAACGGATGACCATAGGTGATTTTGTTTTGATCAATGCCTTTACCATGCAGATATTTATGCCGCTGAATTTCCTAGGCTTTGTGTATCGCGAAATTCGCGGTGCGCTGGCAAATATTGAAAACCTGTTCAAGCTGCTGGATAAACAACCGGCGATTGCCGATGCACCTGATGCTCAGGATCTTAAGGTAGAGGGTGGCGGCATCCGTTTTCAACAGGTGAGTTTCCGTTATCAGTCTGACCGCCCTATTCTCAGACAGGTTGATTTTACTGTCAGCCCGGGCCAGAAAGTCGCCATTGTGGGTGAGTCCGGTGCCGGTAAGTCCACTCTGATCAAACTGCTGTTTCGCTTTTACGACACCATCGAGGGTAAGATTTTGATTGATGGTCAGGATATTGCCGCCGTTACCCAACAATCCCTGCGACAGGCCATCGGCATCGTGCCACAGGACACCGTACTGTTTAATGACAGTATCTTCGAGAATATCCGTTACGCCCGTCCCGATGCCAGTGAGCAGGAGGTACTGGATGCCATCCGCATGGCCCATCTGGATAACTTTATTCGCACGCTGCCCAAAGGGCACCAGACTCAGGTCGGAGAACGGGGCCTGAAGCTTTCAGGCGGTGAAAAACAGCGGGTCGCCATTGCCCGGGTGATCCTCAAACGCCCGCCGATTCTGTTGTTTGACGAAGCCACATCCTCTTTGGATAGCCAGTCGGAGCAAGCCATACTCAAAGCCTTCACAGAGGTCTCCAGCGGCCATACCAGTTTAGTGATCGCCCACCGGCTCTCAACCGTAGTGGATGCAGATAAAATTCTGGTGATGAGTGAAGGCGCAATAGTGGAACAGGGAAACCATCAGCAGTTACTGCAAACCGAGGGTTACTACGCCCGGCTCTGGCATGCCCAGCAGCATCAGCGCCGCGATAAGGAGTCCGGATAA
- a CDS encoding response regulator, which yields MDAKLASSCKVLIVDDQVLAQGYMKYALEELGLRNVTYVDKATSALKYVEEEHFDLIVCSYNLKKDQDGYYLYDQLKSTNALPLSTAFVFISADTSSELVHSIIELQPDDFLAKPFSVKDLDKRLTKVLKRKRALRNVYQLMEKDELHKALDEVENFLTNPDNAEFFPLALKTKGELLLACDMTEQARDFYRAIINVQPFAWAQLGLVNALIKLDEDEEAEKLILQLAFKPDSQLMAYDLLYGLNVKQEDFESALETVLMASEISPRNLRRHNAAIALSRLTHDYETQFEAAKRIVKFAKHSIHDKPQNYINVARAGIDFAMTADDKDTANLIKQANDYIRQFQIAFPKTELQEQMKVINARLLYLQDEKERARTLIEQLSGDSLDTDDFEDLLDKAKVFHALGLYERCLEVLDEIELRCQRNPEQGELFLRYIKQEKKEKTAIRQTPKELNNSAVDYYQKGELDSAMRSFRQAYTLMPKNASIALNLLQAIVMKAKEQGISEHANTVVKRCISTIENGQLNEEQEQRYLRVKSFLQEVI from the coding sequence ATGGACGCAAAACTGGCTTCATCATGTAAGGTACTGATCGTTGATGATCAGGTTCTGGCGCAAGGATATATGAAATATGCTCTGGAAGAGCTCGGCTTGCGTAACGTTACCTATGTCGACAAGGCCACCAGTGCCCTTAAATATGTTGAAGAAGAGCACTTTGACCTGATTGTCTGCTCATACAACCTGAAAAAGGATCAGGATGGGTACTATCTCTACGACCAGTTGAAAAGTACCAATGCCCTGCCCCTTAGTACCGCTTTTGTGTTTATCAGTGCCGACACCAGTTCCGAGCTGGTGCACAGCATTATTGAACTGCAACCAGATGACTTTCTTGCTAAACCCTTTAGCGTCAAAGATCTCGACAAGCGTCTGACCAAAGTACTTAAGCGCAAACGTGCCCTGCGCAACGTCTATCAACTGATGGAAAAAGATGAATTGCACAAGGCTCTGGATGAAGTCGAGAATTTCCTCACCAATCCTGATAACGCCGAGTTCTTCCCACTGGCACTAAAAACCAAAGGTGAACTGTTACTGGCCTGCGATATGACCGAACAGGCGAGAGATTTTTATCGCGCCATTATTAATGTGCAGCCTTTTGCCTGGGCACAGTTGGGGCTGGTCAATGCGCTGATTAAACTTGATGAAGACGAAGAAGCGGAAAAGCTCATACTACAACTGGCTTTTAAGCCAGATTCACAGCTGATGGCTTACGATCTACTTTATGGTCTGAATGTAAAACAGGAGGACTTCGAGTCAGCGCTGGAGACCGTGCTGATGGCCTCGGAAATCTCCCCTCGCAACCTGCGCCGCCATAATGCAGCAATCGCCTTGTCCCGGCTCACTCATGACTACGAGACCCAGTTTGAAGCCGCCAAACGTATCGTTAAATTTGCCAAACACTCAATCCACGACAAGCCGCAAAATTATATCAATGTGGCCCGCGCCGGTATTGATTTTGCTATGACAGCTGATGACAAAGATACAGCTAACCTGATCAAACAGGCCAACGATTATATCCGCCAGTTCCAGATTGCCTTTCCCAAAACGGAACTGCAGGAGCAAATGAAGGTGATTAACGCAAGATTGCTGTATCTGCAGGATGAGAAAGAAAGAGCGCGCACACTGATAGAGCAACTCAGCGGTGATTCACTGGATACCGATGATTTTGAAGATTTACTCGACAAAGCCAAGGTATTTCACGCACTTGGCCTGTACGAACGCTGTCTGGAGGTGCTCGACGAAATAGAGCTGCGTTGTCAGCGCAATCCGGAACAAGGAGAGCTTTTCCTTCGCTATATTAAACAAGAGAAGAAAGAAAAAACGGCCATCAGACAAACACCGAAAGAGCTCAATAACAGTGCCGTGGACTACTATCAGAAAGGCGAACTCGACAGCGCCATGCGCAGCTTCAGGCAAGCCTATACGCTGATGCCCAAGAATGCGTCCATTGCGCTGAACCTGCTGCAGGCCATCGTGATGAAAGCAAAAGAGCAAGGCATATCTGAACATGCTAATACGGTGGTCAAACGCTGTATCAGCACAATAGAAAATGGTCAGCTCAACGAAGAGCAGGAACAACGTTATCTCAGAGTCAAATCCTTTCTACAGGAAGTGATTTAA